A section of the Clostridia bacterium genome encodes:
- the rpsK gene encoding 30S ribosomal protein S11, which translates to MGRRATRARRKEKRHVESGIAHIKSTFNNTIVTITDKSGNTLSWASAGTVGFKGSRKSTPYAAQMAAEAAAKEALGYGMKEVECRVKGPGAGREAAIRSLQAAGLEITVIKDVTPIPHNGCRPPKRRRV; encoded by the coding sequence ATGGGTAGGAGAGCTACCAGGGCGCGTCGTAAGGAAAAGCGTCATGTGGAAAGCGGCATTGCGCACATCAAATCGACCTTCAATAATACCATCGTTACCATTACCGACAAGAGCGGTAATACCCTGTCCTGGGCCAGTGCCGGCACGGTAGGCTTCAAGGGTTCACGCAAGAGCACTCCTTATGCCGCCCAGATGGCGGCCGAGGCTGCGGCCAAGGAAGCCCTGGGCTACGGGATGAAAGAAGTGGAATGTCGGGTAAAGGGACCGGGTGCGGGCCGCGAGGCCGCCATCCGTTCGCTGCAGGCGGCGGGACTGGAGATAACGGTCATCAAAGACGTTACGCCCATACCGCACAACGGGTGTCGGCCGCCCAAGCGCCGTCGGGTCTAA
- the rpsD gene encoding 30S ribosomal protein S4, translating to MSRYTGPVCRLCRREGIKLFLKAERCYTDRCAMERRPYPPGLHGHGRKKVTEYGMQLREKQKAKRVYGVLERQFRNYFERAERQKGATGENLLRLLERRLDNVVFRLGLAGSRPEARQLVRHGHFAVNGRKVDIPSYQVRPGDEIAVREGSRDLPKFKALAEALAHRTPPAWLEVDKENLRGRVLRLPQRDEIDVPVEEHLIVELYSR from the coding sequence GTGAGCAGATACACCGGACCGGTTTGTCGCCTTTGCCGGCGGGAAGGAATCAAGCTTTTCCTCAAGGCGGAGAGGTGCTACACGGATAGGTGCGCCATGGAGCGCCGGCCTTACCCGCCGGGTCTGCACGGGCACGGTCGCAAGAAGGTTACCGAGTACGGGATGCAGCTCAGGGAGAAGCAGAAGGCCAAGCGCGTTTACGGAGTGCTGGAAAGGCAGTTCCGCAACTACTTCGAGCGCGCGGAGAGGCAAAAAGGCGCCACCGGCGAGAACTTGCTGCGGCTCCTGGAACGCCGCCTGGACAATGTGGTCTTTCGGCTCGGCCTGGCCGGCTCCCGGCCGGAAGCCCGGCAACTGGTACGCCACGGCCATTTTGCCGTCAACGGCCGCAAGGTAGACATTCCCTCTTATCAGGTACGACCCGGGGATGAAATCGCGGTGCGGGAGGGCAGCCGGGATCTACCCAAGTTCAAGGCCCTGGCCGAAGCGCTGGCCCACCGTACGCCGCCGGCCTGGCTGGAGGTCGATAAGGAAAACCTGCGCGGCCGGGTACTTCGACTCCCGCAGCGAGACGAAATCGACGTACCCGTGGAGGAGCACCTGATCGTGGAACTCTACTCCCGGTAA
- a CDS encoding DNA-directed RNA polymerase subunit alpha, translating to MLEIEKPRISCVELSPNRRYGRYVIEPLERGYGITLGNALRRVLLSSLPGAAITQVKIEGVLHEFSTLPGVIEDTTDILLNLKGVCLKMYGDGPKTVRIEAEGEGEVKAEDIICDADVEVLNPDWHIATLEEGGRLFMEMTVEKGQGYRPAERNKREGEPIGVIPVDSIFTPVPRVNYRVENTRVGQVTDYDKLILEVWTNGSLEPGEAVGAAARIMTDYLKLFLGLTDMVSEEISPADKEDNRQDRILNMSIEDLDLSVRSYNCLKRAGINTVQELIQRTEEDMMKVRNLGKKSLEEVQQKLAELGLSLRKAEE from the coding sequence ATGCTGGAGATTGAAAAGCCCCGCATAAGCTGCGTGGAGCTGAGCCCCAACCGGCGCTACGGCCGCTATGTGATCGAGCCGCTGGAGAGAGGCTACGGCATCACCCTGGGCAACGCCCTGCGGCGGGTGCTGTTGTCCTCCCTCCCCGGTGCGGCCATTACCCAGGTCAAGATCGAGGGGGTTCTGCATGAGTTCTCCACCCTCCCCGGCGTAATCGAGGATACCACGGATATCCTGCTCAACCTCAAGGGCGTATGTTTGAAGATGTACGGCGACGGTCCCAAGACGGTAAGGATCGAGGCCGAGGGCGAGGGAGAGGTAAAGGCGGAGGATATTATCTGCGACGCCGACGTGGAGGTGCTCAACCCGGACTGGCATATAGCCACCCTGGAAGAGGGCGGTCGCCTTTTCATGGAGATGACCGTGGAAAAGGGCCAAGGCTACAGGCCGGCAGAAAGGAATAAGCGGGAAGGAGAACCCATCGGGGTGATACCCGTGGATTCCATCTTTACGCCGGTACCTCGCGTCAATTACCGGGTAGAGAACACGCGGGTCGGTCAGGTTACGGATTACGACAAGCTTATCCTGGAAGTCTGGACGAACGGAAGCCTGGAACCCGGGGAAGCGGTAGGCGCCGCTGCCCGCATCATGACCGACTACTTGAAGCTTTTCCTGGGCCTTACCGATATGGTTTCCGAGGAGATCAGTCCGGCGGATAAGGAGGACAATCGCCAGGACCGGATACTCAACATGAGTATAGAGGACCTCGACCTTTCCGTGCGTTCCTATAATTGCCTGAAACGGGCGGGCATCAATACGGTGCAGGAACTGATCCAGCGAACCGAGGAAGACATGATGAAGGTCCGCAATCTGGGCAAAAAGTCCCTGGAGGAAGTACAGCAGAAGCTGGCCGAGTTGGGACTGTCCCTGCGGAAGGCGGAAGAGTAG
- the rplQ gene encoding 50S ribosomal protein L17, with product MSYRKLGRRSDHRRAMLRNLVTSFLREGRLETTETRAKELRRLADRMISLGKRGDLHARRQALAFLLDESVVKRLFDELGPRYKERQGGYTRVIKAGVRHGDGAPMAVVELV from the coding sequence ATGAGTTACCGCAAGCTGGGGCGGCGCAGCGACCACCGCCGGGCCATGCTGCGCAACCTGGTTACCTCCTTTCTGCGGGAGGGACGGCTGGAGACTACGGAAACCAGGGCGAAAGAACTGCGCCGTCTGGCAGACAGAATGATAAGCTTGGGCAAGAGAGGGGACCTGCACGCCCGCCGGCAGGCGCTGGCCTTCCTTCTGGACGAGAGCGTGGTCAAACGGTTGTTCGACGAGCTGGGACCTCGGTACAAGGAGCGTCAGGGAGGATATACCCGGGTAATCAAGGCCGGGGTGCGTCACGGAGACGGCGCTCCCATGGCGGTGGTGGAACTGGTCTAG
- the truA gene encoding tRNA pseudouridine(38-40) synthase TruA → MRYLKLTVAYDGTAYHGWAVQPAVRGPTVQGVMQERLGELTGECLSLVAASRTDAGVHARGQVVVFSTRSRIPLDRWPLAANSVLPPDIAVLKAEEVPPGFDPRKHALYKTYSYTIHNHPLPDVFRRRYVLEVRAPLAVDAMQEAAGYLVGRHDFRAFCASGGAARTTVRTLYRCRVRRWGPRIRVEATADGFLYHMVRIIVGTLLEVGLGRLEPEQVAAIMAEGRREAAGPTAPARGLCLERVVFRNPGLTDAAGGS, encoded by the coding sequence ATGCGCTATCTGAAGCTGACCGTGGCCTACGACGGTACGGCCTACCACGGCTGGGCGGTGCAGCCTGCCGTCCGGGGCCCGACCGTCCAGGGCGTGATGCAGGAGAGACTCGGCGAGCTCACCGGGGAGTGTCTGAGCCTGGTGGCGGCCAGTCGTACCGATGCCGGAGTGCACGCCCGGGGACAGGTGGTGGTATTCTCCACCCGGAGTCGCATCCCCTTAGATCGGTGGCCGTTGGCGGCCAACAGCGTTCTTCCCCCTGATATCGCCGTACTGAAGGCGGAAGAGGTGCCGCCCGGTTTCGACCCCCGCAAGCACGCACTCTATAAGACGTACAGCTACACCATCCACAACCACCCGCTTCCCGACGTGTTTCGACGCCGGTACGTCTTGGAGGTGCGCGCTCCGCTGGCGGTGGATGCCATGCAGGAGGCGGCCGGCTACCTGGTGGGCCGGCACGATTTCCGGGCTTTCTGTGCCTCGGGGGGAGCGGCCAGGACCACGGTTCGCACGCTTTACCGGTGCCGGGTGAGGCGGTGGGGACCCAGGATACGGGTAGAGGCGACGGCGGACGGCTTCCTCTACCACATGGTCAGAATCATCGTGGGCACCCTGCTGGAGGTAGGACTGGGCCGGCTGGAACCGGAGCAGGTGGCCGCCATAATGGCCGAGGGCCGGCGGGAGGCCGCCGGGCCCACCGCGCCGGCACGGGGCCTGTGTCTGGAAAGGGTAGTTTTTCGGAACCCCGGCTTGACAGATGCTGCCGGCGGCAGCTAA
- the rplM gene encoding 50S ribosomal protein L13, with amino-acid sequence MQSTYAAKPGEVTRRWYILDATDRPLGRLASEAARILRGKHKPIYTPHVDTGDHVIIVNAAKVRLTGKKAENKYYVYHTGYPGGLKRIQYKKLLAEKPELAVEEAVRRMLPPNRLGRKMLKKLRVYRGSEHPHQAQKPEPWQGWRE; translated from the coding sequence ATGCAGAGCACTTACGCGGCTAAACCGGGAGAAGTAACGCGCCGCTGGTACATTCTCGACGCCACCGACCGGCCGCTGGGCCGCCTGGCCTCGGAGGCGGCGCGGATTCTGCGGGGCAAGCACAAACCCATCTACACGCCGCATGTGGACACCGGAGACCACGTAATAATCGTCAACGCCGCCAAGGTGAGGCTGACGGGAAAGAAAGCGGAGAACAAGTACTACGTTTACCATACCGGTTACCCCGGGGGCCTGAAAAGGATACAGTACAAGAAGCTCCTGGCCGAGAAGCCGGAGCTGGCGGTGGAAGAAGCGGTGCGGCGCATGCTGCCCCCGAACCGGCTGGGTAGGAAGATGCTGAAGAAGCTGCGGGTCTACCGGGGAAGCGAGCACCCGCACCAGGCCCAGAAGCCCGAACCCTGGCAAGGCTGGAGGGAGTGA
- the rpsI gene encoding 30S ribosomal protein S9, with protein MARLEGVNGLYYGTGRRKEAVARVWIRPGQGRVMVNRRLLEDYFPMEMLRQKILEPLRAVGLEGRYEVIANVRGGGVSGQAGAVRLGIARALLQADSGLRPALRRGGLLTRDPRMKERRKYGLKKARKAPQYSKR; from the coding sequence CTGGCAAGGCTGGAGGGAGTGAACGGGTTGTATTACGGTACCGGAAGGAGAAAAGAAGCCGTAGCACGGGTATGGATAAGACCGGGGCAGGGCCGGGTGATGGTAAACCGCCGGCTGCTCGAGGATTACTTTCCGATGGAGATGCTTCGGCAGAAGATCCTCGAACCTCTGCGTGCGGTCGGCCTGGAAGGGCGGTACGAGGTTATCGCCAACGTGCGGGGGGGCGGGGTTTCCGGTCAGGCCGGGGCGGTGCGCCTGGGTATAGCCCGGGCTCTGCTGCAGGCGGACTCCGGGCTGCGTCCCGCCCTGCGCCGGGGAGGGCTCCTGACCCGGGATCCGCGGATGAAAGAACGCCGTAAGTACGGGCTTAAGAAGGCCCGAAAGGCACCGCAGTACTCCAAGCGCTGA
- a CDS encoding N-acetylmuramoyl-L-alanine amidase produces the protein MIVIVRGRHLRIVLAVILVLILLGVWRWARREESFPVFSWLLAGRRVVVDPGHGGVDPGAVGPAGTREKDVTLAISLRLRDLLAQAGAAVVMTRETDVDLGSPGKSLGARKREDLDRRIAIAREHEAEIYLGIQANAFGTRWRGAQTFYHPSSEEGRLLAEAIQAELIRILGNTNRRAKSLELYLLRNLTVPAAVIVEVGFLSNPEEERLLNDPYYQQKVALAVYSGVIRYLAGRVPEGSSP, from the coding sequence GTGATTGTGATAGTTCGGGGCCGTCACCTGCGGATAGTGCTGGCGGTAATCCTGGTCCTGATCCTGCTGGGTGTGTGGAGGTGGGCGAGGAGGGAGGAGAGTTTCCCTGTCTTTTCCTGGCTTCTGGCCGGCCGCCGGGTGGTGGTGGATCCCGGCCACGGCGGGGTAGATCCCGGGGCGGTCGGGCCGGCAGGAACCAGGGAAAAGGACGTAACCCTGGCCATCAGCCTTCGTTTGCGGGACCTCTTGGCCCAGGCCGGAGCGGCGGTAGTGATGACCCGGGAGACGGATGTGGATCTGGGCAGCCCCGGGAAAAGCCTCGGTGCCCGAAAGCGGGAGGACCTGGACCGCCGCATCGCCATTGCCCGCGAGCATGAAGCGGAAATCTATCTGGGCATTCAGGCCAACGCCTTCGGTACGCGGTGGAGGGGTGCCCAGACCTTCTACCACCCTTCTTCGGAGGAGGGCCGTCTCCTGGCCGAAGCCATCCAGGCCGAACTCATCCGCATCCTGGGCAACACCAATCGTCGGGCCAAGTCACTGGAATTATACCTGCTCCGCAATCTCACCGTACCCGCGGCGGTAATCGTAGAAGTGGGCTTTTTGTCCAATCCGGAGGAGGAAAGACTGCTGAACGATCCATACTATCAGCAGAAGGTAGCCCTGGCCGTGTACAGCGGAGTAATCCGGTATCTTGCCGGCCGGGTGCCGGAAGGTTCTAGCCCGTGA
- a CDS encoding methylated-DNA--[protein]-cysteine S-methyltransferase, with translation MRYLTVRTAWGWIALAGSEKGLAALVLPRGEEEAALAALRNRIRASSWEVDPKGFGDLPGRLEAYFTGERVDFADSASLDWGCVTGFRRQVLSAVRLIPYGQTRSYGWLAEQSGRPRAWRAVGQALKANPWPVIVPCHRVIGKSGDLGGFSEGRETKARLLILEGARAVRPPKPGA, from the coding sequence ATGCGCTACCTTACGGTACGAACGGCTTGGGGTTGGATCGCGCTGGCGGGAAGCGAAAAGGGGCTGGCGGCGCTGGTTCTCCCGCGGGGAGAAGAAGAAGCGGCTCTGGCCGCCTTACGGAACCGGATTAGGGCCTCTTCCTGGGAAGTGGACCCCAAAGGTTTTGGCGATCTTCCTGGGCGGCTGGAGGCCTACTTCACCGGGGAGCGCGTGGATTTCGCCGATTCCGCAAGCCTTGACTGGGGGTGTGTTACCGGGTTCCGCCGTCAGGTGTTATCGGCCGTCAGGCTCATACCTTATGGTCAGACCCGTTCGTATGGCTGGCTGGCGGAGCAGTCCGGTCGCCCCCGCGCCTGGCGGGCGGTGGGACAGGCCCTCAAGGCCAATCCTTGGCCCGTAATAGTGCCCTGCCACCGCGTGATAGGTAAGTCCGGGGATCTCGGCGGCTTCAGTGAGGGGCGGGAGACCAAGGCCCGCTTGCTGATCCTGGAAGGGGCACGGGCAGTCAGGCCCCCGAAGCCGGGAGCGTAG
- the amrA gene encoding AmmeMemoRadiSam system protein A: MSGKGEVTVACLVPHPPVMVPEVGGKDARGVEKTVRAMEQVAGRLAVLGPEVLLFITPHGPLARDTVYVAAERELVGDLAAFGAPEVGFRYGNDLELATAIRDRARAVGLAVEMNRRWTGWPGLGAGLDHGVTAPLYYLRRGPASFRLVVLTYALWPRPQLYRLGAVIREAVQASGRRVAVVASGDLSHRLLPGAPAGYDPEGKEFDRRLRELLERGQLYEIITLSEEWAERAGECGWRSLVVALGALDGVRVRTEVLSYEGPFGVGYLVALMEPGEEDPERCLLGRLSVSAEEGSWPVRLARQSLEAYVREGRLIKLPHPLPAELARPAAAFVSLKKHGQLRGCIGTIRPTRPSLAEEIIVNAISAGTRDPRFEPVRPDELSELTYSVDVLGKPEPVKGLEELDPKRFGVIVRKDWRTGVLLPDLEGVDTVEEQLRIAKLKAGIGPEEDCIVERFEVKRYY; this comes from the coding sequence TTGAGCGGCAAGGGTGAGGTAACCGTTGCCTGTTTGGTGCCCCATCCGCCGGTAATGGTACCGGAGGTGGGAGGGAAAGATGCCAGGGGTGTGGAGAAGACGGTCCGGGCCATGGAGCAGGTGGCGGGCAGGCTCGCGGTCCTGGGCCCGGAGGTCCTGCTTTTCATTACCCCCCACGGTCCTCTGGCCCGGGATACGGTCTATGTGGCGGCAGAACGGGAGTTGGTGGGTGACCTGGCTGCCTTCGGGGCCCCGGAGGTGGGCTTTCGTTACGGCAACGATCTGGAGCTGGCGACCGCCATTCGCGATCGGGCCCGGGCGGTCGGGCTGGCGGTAGAGATGAACCGGCGCTGGACGGGATGGCCCGGACTGGGAGCGGGACTGGATCACGGAGTGACCGCCCCGCTTTACTACCTACGCCGCGGCCCGGCCTCCTTCCGTCTGGTAGTACTCACCTATGCCCTCTGGCCGCGGCCTCAACTGTATCGGCTGGGAGCCGTGATTCGTGAGGCGGTGCAGGCGAGCGGCCGAAGGGTGGCAGTGGTTGCCAGCGGGGACCTGTCGCACCGATTATTGCCCGGGGCTCCGGCCGGCTACGATCCGGAGGGTAAAGAGTTCGACCGCCGGCTACGCGAACTTCTGGAGCGAGGGCAGCTCTACGAGATAATCACTCTATCGGAAGAGTGGGCCGAAAGGGCCGGAGAGTGCGGGTGGCGCTCGCTGGTTGTTGCCCTGGGAGCCCTGGACGGCGTAAGGGTCAGGACCGAGGTGCTGTCCTACGAAGGCCCGTTTGGGGTGGGTTACCTGGTGGCCCTGATGGAGCCGGGAGAAGAAGACCCGGAGCGCTGTCTCCTGGGGCGCCTATCGGTTTCTGCAGAGGAGGGTTCCTGGCCGGTGCGCCTGGCGCGGCAGAGCCTGGAAGCCTACGTCCGGGAAGGCCGCCTTATCAAGCTCCCCCATCCCCTGCCGGCGGAGCTGGCGCGGCCGGCGGCGGCTTTTGTCTCCCTGAAGAAGCACGGGCAGTTACGGGGATGCATAGGTACCATTCGGCCTACGCGGCCGAGCCTGGCGGAGGAGATCATCGTCAACGCCATAAGCGCCGGCACGCGGGATCCTCGCTTTGAACCCGTGCGGCCGGACGAGCTTTCCGAGCTAACCTACTCAGTCGATGTGTTGGGCAAACCGGAGCCGGTAAAAGGACTCGAAGAACTCGATCCGAAGCGCTTCGGCGTAATAGTGCGCAAGGATTGGCGCACGGGGGTGTTACTGCCCGATCTGGAAGGTGTGGACACCGTGGAAGAGCAGCTTCGCATTGCCAAGCTGAAGGCGGGCATCGGGCCGGAGGAAGACTGCATCGTAGAGCGTTTTGAGGTAAAGAGGTACTACTGA
- the amrS gene encoding AmmeMemoRadiSam system radical SAM enzyme, whose product MQEAAFYEKLDEGRVRCGLCPHRCVLAPGKKGICGVRENHGGRLYTLNYARVSSWGFDPVEKKPLYHFCPGTVVFSLGTVGCNFHCEFCQNWEIARGDVGATFELGVEALIEVLTRQAPPHCVGVAYTYSEPSVWYEYVLAASRGVREKGYRNVLVTNGFINPEPLAQLLPYVDALNIDVKSFTDSFYRRVVHGEREPVLRTAIQAKEAGCHVEITTLLVPGLNDGREELEQLVDWIATHLGSDTPLHFSRYFPHYRLRLPPTPVETLRRARELARRKLSFVYLGNVPDAEASTTYCPGCGRPVVERLGYRVSSSGLADGRCRYCGRRLPFVLEPN is encoded by the coding sequence ATGCAGGAAGCGGCCTTCTACGAAAAGCTGGATGAGGGCCGGGTGCGCTGCGGGCTCTGTCCCCACCGCTGTGTGCTTGCACCCGGCAAGAAGGGTATTTGCGGCGTGAGGGAGAATCACGGAGGCAGGCTTTACACCCTCAACTATGCCCGGGTATCCTCCTGGGGCTTTGACCCGGTGGAGAAAAAACCGCTGTATCATTTCTGTCCGGGCACGGTCGTTTTCTCCTTGGGAACCGTGGGCTGCAATTTTCATTGCGAGTTCTGCCAAAACTGGGAGATCGCCCGCGGCGATGTAGGAGCAACTTTCGAGCTCGGCGTCGAGGCGCTGATAGAGGTGCTGACGCGCCAGGCTCCCCCTCACTGCGTGGGGGTGGCCTACACTTACTCCGAGCCCTCGGTGTGGTACGAGTACGTGCTGGCCGCCAGCCGCGGGGTGAGGGAGAAGGGCTACCGGAACGTCCTGGTGACCAACGGTTTTATCAATCCCGAGCCTTTGGCGCAGTTGTTGCCCTACGTGGATGCTCTGAACATAGACGTTAAGAGTTTCACCGACAGCTTCTACCGCCGGGTAGTACACGGCGAACGGGAGCCGGTACTGCGCACGGCAATCCAGGCCAAGGAAGCCGGGTGTCATGTAGAAATTACCACCTTGCTGGTCCCGGGTCTAAACGATGGCCGGGAGGAACTGGAACAACTGGTTGACTGGATAGCCACGCATCTGGGATCGGATACCCCTCTTCACTTCTCCCGCTACTTTCCGCATTACCGGCTCCGCCTGCCGCCTACGCCCGTCGAAACCCTGCGGCGGGCCCGGGAACTGGCCCGCCGCAAGCTCTCCTTCGTATATCTGGGAAACGTGCCGGACGCCGAAGCCTCCACCACCTATTGCCCGGGTTGCGGTCGGCCGGTAGTGGAGCGCCTGGGTTACCGGGTGAGCAGTTCGGGCCTGGCCGACGGGCGCTGTCGCTATTGCGGCCGGAGGCTCCCTTTTGTGCTTGAGCCGAACTAG
- a CDS encoding glycosyltransferase, which yields MRNGVYPDLNLNHLRRLTDRTGIIQHAVYALPDYRTGYTTDDNARALLAALQVYQHLQAPEALELAESYLGFLRYAQRPDGKWHNFVDYTRCFLDEEGSEDAFGRALWALGYAAASLPEHYLGRAAKDMLDRALPWSAGLTYPRAKAFALLGLGYYYSAFPSEQIRGLICLLADWFPAALEREQTREWQWFEPYLTYSNAILPAALVMAYRITGHRLYWQTAVRALDFLTGLHLANGHLKLVGNKGWYFRDSRPAPFDEQPEDAGCLVLAYTLAYWVSREREYLRLAEKSFGWFLGQNELGVALYDCESGGCCDGLTPHGPNPNQGAESLLAYLLSRLAVETAGRLEEGKEEAAVPLVVPC from the coding sequence GTGAGAAACGGAGTCTATCCCGATCTGAACCTGAACCACTTGCGCCGCCTCACCGACAGGACGGGCATAATTCAGCACGCGGTCTACGCCCTGCCCGACTACCGGACCGGCTACACCACCGACGACAACGCCCGGGCCCTGCTGGCCGCCCTTCAAGTCTATCAGCATCTCCAGGCGCCGGAGGCTCTGGAACTGGCAGAAAGCTACCTGGGTTTTCTCCGCTACGCGCAAAGGCCGGACGGCAAGTGGCACAACTTCGTAGACTATACCCGGTGCTTCCTGGACGAAGAGGGCTCGGAGGATGCTTTCGGCCGGGCGCTTTGGGCCCTGGGATACGCGGCCGCCTCCCTCCCCGAGCACTACCTGGGGCGGGCGGCCAAGGACATGCTGGATAGGGCCCTTCCCTGGTCGGCCGGCCTGACCTATCCCCGGGCCAAAGCTTTTGCCCTCCTGGGCCTGGGGTATTATTATTCGGCGTTCCCTTCGGAGCAAATCCGCGGCTTGATTTGCCTTCTGGCCGATTGGTTCCCGGCTGCCCTGGAGCGGGAACAGACCCGGGAGTGGCAATGGTTTGAACCCTACCTAACCTACTCCAACGCCATCCTGCCCGCCGCCCTGGTGATGGCCTACCGGATAACCGGGCACCGGCTCTACTGGCAGACCGCCGTGCGGGCACTCGATTTTCTGACCGGTCTTCACCTGGCCAACGGGCACCTGAAGCTGGTGGGGAATAAAGGCTGGTACTTCAGAGATTCCCGACCGGCACCTTTTGACGAGCAGCCCGAGGATGCGGGCTGCCTGGTTCTGGCCTATACCCTGGCCTACTGGGTAAGCCGGGAGCGCGAATACCTGCGCCTGGCCGAGAAGTCCTTTGGCTGGTTTCTGGGCCAGAACGAACTGGGAGTTGCCCTCTACGATTGCGAGTCCGGAGGCTGCTGCGACGGTCTGACCCCTCACGGCCCGAACCCCAACCAGGGAGCGGAATCCCTCTTGGCCTACCTGCTGTCGCGGTTGGCCGTGGAGACCGCCGGTCGGCTGGAGGAAGGAAAAGAAGAGGCCGCAGTACCCCTGGTGGTTCCCTGCTAG
- a CDS encoding glycosyltransferase family 4 protein translates to MTTRLEVAYVSTFPPRQCGLATFTWDLTTAIDASGRLAPSVVVAVNHRGQDLTYPPVVKQILVQEERSSYVQAANFLNRSRVDVVVVQHEFGIFGGTNGHYLLSLLSHLRKPVVTTFHTVLPNVDSHRKALVQEIAAHSAAVVVLAHKGKEILTQVYKIAPAKIHVIHHGVPVLELPDASELRKRYGWQDRKLLCTFGLLHPGKGIEYALKALPPVVAKHPEVLYLVLGQTHPEVRRREGETYRSKLKDLVMALGLEDHVHFVDSYLSQEELLTYLHMTDIYLTPYLEPQQISSGTLAYAVCLGKTVISTPYIYAQEMLAGGRGILVPFADAQALGLALEEVLSQPAKTAALSRAAREFGRQMTWPRVAEAYMDLFHEVVATAQRAAPGLEGQATS, encoded by the coding sequence TTGACAACCAGACTGGAAGTTGCCTACGTCAGCACCTTTCCTCCTCGTCAGTGCGGGTTGGCTACGTTTACCTGGGATCTGACCACGGCCATAGACGCTTCGGGCCGACTGGCGCCCTCGGTGGTAGTGGCCGTCAATCACCGAGGGCAAGACTTGACCTATCCCCCGGTGGTGAAACAGATTCTGGTTCAGGAAGAGCGTTCTTCGTATGTCCAAGCAGCCAACTTCCTCAACCGCAGCAGAGTGGATGTAGTGGTAGTGCAGCACGAATTCGGCATCTTCGGCGGAACCAACGGCCACTACCTGCTTTCCCTGTTGAGCCACCTGCGCAAGCCGGTGGTAACCACCTTCCATACCGTACTCCCCAACGTGGATTCCCACCGGAAAGCCCTGGTGCAGGAGATCGCCGCCCACAGCGCCGCCGTGGTAGTGCTGGCCCACAAGGGTAAGGAAATACTCACCCAGGTGTACAAGATCGCGCCGGCCAAGATACACGTAATCCACCACGGGGTACCGGTATTGGAGCTGCCCGACGCTTCCGAACTAAGGAAGCGCTACGGCTGGCAGGACCGAAAACTGCTCTGCACTTTCGGGCTGCTGCACCCGGGCAAGGGCATAGAATACGCCCTGAAGGCCCTCCCGCCGGTGGTGGCCAAGCACCCGGAGGTGCTCTACCTGGTTCTGGGCCAGACCCATCCCGAGGTGCGGCGCCGGGAAGGCGAGACCTACAGGAGCAAGCTAAAGGATCTGGTGATGGCGCTCGGCCTGGAGGATCATGTGCACTTCGTAGACTCCTACCTGAGCCAGGAGGAACTCTTGACTTATCTGCATATGACTGACATTTATCTCACACCCTACCTGGAGCCCCAGCAGATCTCCAGCGGCACCCTGGCCTATGCCGTATGCCTGGGCAAGACCGTCATCTCCACGCCGTACATTTACGCCCAGGAAATGCTGGCCGGCGGCCGGGGAATCCTGGTTCCCTTCGCCGATGCCCAGGCTTTAGGCCTGGCCCTGGAAGAGGTCTTGTCTCAGCCCGCCAAGACTGCGGCCCTGAGCCGCGCGGCCCGGGAATTCGGCCGGCAAATGACCTGGCCCCGCGTAGCCGAGGCCTACATGGACCTGTTCCACGAAGTGGTGGCCACAGCCCAGCGGGCGGCGCCGGGGCTAGAAGGTCAGGCCACAAGCTGA